Proteins found in one Exiguobacterium sp. 9-2 genomic segment:
- a CDS encoding tyrosine-type recombinase/integrase — MSLFKNLGKTIHKTTVSATAPAIPGYERMPRFIQSYLDQLAAKHFSLATMRRYVYDYEAFFQFVAAASGEKVTARDIPLEAFVEIDAAGIEAYAEYLALTKQNAPSVINRKLSALQSLFRYLVDTGQLSENPVAKVNRPKQAKREPVYLTKREWDELIQLLPSNVEMNAREASHYERDRVRDVTLFQLLGYSGMRLSEMTQLVWNDVDFHENTLRVIGKGNKERLIPLAKPARIALRKYAIHYQMPTSGAVPVFQKHGKPLSPRAVQHILQRHTERLKPVLPFLERKKITPHKLRHTFATRLATGGVDVLTIQQLLGHESVATTQVYAHIGDSEKKRAVDLFDGER; from the coding sequence ATGAGTTTATTTAAAAACCTAGGAAAAACAATACATAAAACGACCGTTTCGGCTACAGCACCAGCGATTCCCGGTTATGAGCGGATGCCACGCTTCATTCAGTCCTATTTAGATCAGTTAGCAGCCAAACATTTCTCATTAGCAACGATGCGCCGCTACGTCTATGACTATGAAGCGTTCTTCCAATTCGTCGCTGCGGCGTCAGGTGAAAAGGTAACAGCGCGAGATATTCCGCTTGAAGCATTTGTCGAGATCGATGCAGCAGGAATCGAAGCCTACGCCGAATACCTTGCCTTAACGAAACAAAATGCACCGAGCGTCATCAACCGGAAGTTATCAGCATTACAGTCACTGTTTCGTTATTTGGTCGATACCGGTCAGTTGTCGGAAAACCCGGTCGCCAAAGTCAATCGACCGAAACAAGCCAAACGGGAACCGGTTTATCTGACAAAACGCGAATGGGACGAATTGATTCAGTTATTACCGTCAAACGTTGAGATGAATGCCCGTGAAGCGTCGCATTATGAACGGGATCGTGTCCGCGACGTGACGTTATTCCAATTACTTGGCTATAGCGGGATGCGTTTAAGTGAGATGACCCAACTCGTCTGGAACGATGTCGATTTCCACGAAAATACGCTCCGCGTCATCGGGAAAGGCAATAAAGAACGATTGATTCCACTTGCGAAACCAGCACGAATTGCCTTACGCAAATACGCGATCCATTATCAGATGCCAACGAGCGGCGCCGTACCTGTCTTCCAAAAACACGGGAAACCACTCAGCCCACGGGCAGTCCAGCATATTTTGCAGCGGCACACGGAACGACTGAAGCCAGTCCTCCCCTTTTTAGAGCGCAAAAAAATTACGCCACATAAACTACGGCATACGTTTGCGACACGACTTGCGACCGGCGGGGTCGACGTCCTGACGATCCAGCAGTTACTCGGTCACGAATCCGTCGCAACGACGCAGGTCTATGCCCATATCGGTGATTCGGAGAAAAAACGCGCCGTCGATTTATTTGATGGTGAACGATAA
- a CDS encoding DUF3307 domain-containing protein: MTVLLSLLLVHLLADFPLQTKRMAQLKHRHQRILLQHLAVHAALMLLVLAFFVIQRELTIDIAGWLGGSILVFHALLDASPLKRRVKQAAAYWIDQALHIVAIIALTWVFVPIDWSLSFARPEQILWILCFSLVTTELLGHGIALMLAPFAPRLIEAHFERKVTRKEQLDGISRTVTHEVEDSARSYTTELIGIGRYIGLVERAIITLLVVTNATGAIGFIIALKALARFKQFEDRRFAEYYIIGSLLSILGAILCGLAIRVAL; the protein is encoded by the coding sequence GTGACCGTCTTACTTAGTCTTTTACTTGTCCATCTACTTGCTGATTTTCCATTACAGACGAAACGAATGGCGCAACTGAAACATCGACACCAACGCATCTTACTCCAACATCTTGCCGTTCATGCGGCTCTGATGCTACTTGTGCTTGCGTTCTTCGTCATCCAACGGGAATTGACCATCGACATCGCCGGGTGGCTTGGAGGCAGCATTCTCGTGTTTCACGCCCTACTCGATGCTTCCCCGCTCAAACGCCGCGTCAAACAAGCAGCAGCGTACTGGATCGATCAAGCGTTACATATCGTTGCCATCATCGCCTTGACATGGGTGTTCGTTCCGATCGATTGGTCGTTGTCGTTCGCACGACCGGAGCAGATCCTGTGGATTCTTTGCTTTAGTTTAGTGACGACGGAGTTACTCGGTCACGGAATCGCCCTGATGCTCGCACCATTCGCGCCGCGGTTGATTGAAGCGCATTTCGAGCGGAAAGTGACACGCAAAGAGCAATTAGATGGCATCTCGCGGACCGTCACGCACGAAGTCGAAGATTCTGCGCGCAGTTATACGACGGAATTAATCGGGATCGGACGTTATATCGGTCTCGTCGAACGAGCAATCATCACCCTGCTCGTTGTCACGAATGCAACTGGAGCCATTGGCTTCATCATTGCCTTGAAGGCATTGGCTCGTTTTAAACAGTTTGAAGATCGCCGCTTTGCGGAATATTACATCATCGGGAGCTTGCTCAGTATCTTAGGAGCGATTTTATGTGGACTGGCAATCCGTGTCGCTTTGTAA
- a CDS encoding NUDIX domain-containing protein, giving the protein MKFRRREKVAIYITREKPNGWELLVFHPQSAPESDWQIPAGTIEDAEIAKEAAVRETLEESGLSLASVQYIGEEEMRYPERMRVHYTYFYHAHIECQENRWTHCVAGDGQDCGDFFDFAWLPLERITQLERRHHIFLDRLIHRLERTRPYDCRKHG; this is encoded by the coding sequence ATGAAATTCAGACGTCGCGAAAAAGTAGCAATCTATATCACTCGGGAAAAACCTAACGGATGGGAACTACTTGTTTTTCATCCACAATCGGCTCCTGAGAGTGATTGGCAGATTCCTGCAGGTACGATCGAAGATGCTGAAATCGCAAAAGAAGCGGCTGTCCGTGAGACGCTTGAGGAAAGTGGTCTCTCGTTAGCATCCGTCCAGTACATCGGCGAAGAAGAGATGCGTTATCCGGAGCGAATGCGGGTGCATTACACGTATTTCTATCATGCGCACATTGAATGCCAAGAGAACCGCTGGACGCATTGTGTTGCTGGTGACGGTCAGGATTGCGGTGATTTCTTTGATTTTGCGTGGTTGCCGCTTGAACGGATCACGCAACTCGAACGCCGCCATCATATATTCTTAGATCGTTTGATTCATCGATTGGAACGGACACGTCCGTATGATTGTCGAAAACACGGTTAA
- the parE gene encoding DNA topoisomerase IV subunit B: MATDLNNYNDDAIQVLEGLEAVRKRPGMYIGSTDHRGLHHLVYEIVDNAIDEALAGFGEQIDVTIHKDNAITVRDHGRGMPTGMHASGKPTAEVIFTVLHAGGKFGQGGYKTSGGLHGVGASVVNALSTDLKVTIFRDGKQYEQTFENGGIPKTTLLETGTTRQKGTSVYFKPDGSIFSTLTYNYDTLAERLRESAFLLKGLKITLTDERSDKQDIFQYQDGVSEFVQYLNDDKDTLHPTVAFEGTENEIEVDIAFQFTDAYSENVLSFVNNVRTRDGGTHEVGAKTAMTRVMNEYARKNTLLKEKDKNLDGNDIREGLTMIVSIRIPEEFLQFEGQTKSKLGSPEARTSCDAVISRRLSTYLEENPQTATLLIKKAIRAAQAREAARKAREEARNGKKKKRSSILNGKLTPAASKNADKNELFLVEGDSAGGSAKQGRNRTFQAILPLRGKVLNTEKAKLADIMKNEEINTIIHAIGGGVGADFDLSDCNFDKVIIMTDADTDGAHIQVLLLTFFFRYMRPLIDAGKVFVALPPLYRVSKGKGKSEKFEYVWDEETLKKTTKKFGKGYMIQRYKGLGEMNAPQLWETTMDPETRTLIRVTIDDAAVAEKRVSVLMGDNVGHRRTWIEDNVAFGLAEDLSIIENEHVTKESVNEHV, encoded by the coding sequence ATGGCGACAGACTTAAATAACTACAATGATGATGCCATACAGGTGCTCGAAGGACTCGAAGCAGTCCGGAAGCGCCCAGGTATGTATATCGGTTCTACCGATCACCGTGGACTTCACCATCTCGTCTACGAGATCGTTGATAACGCGATCGATGAGGCACTCGCAGGATTCGGGGAACAAATTGATGTCACGATCCATAAAGATAATGCGATCACGGTCCGTGACCATGGACGTGGGATGCCGACGGGGATGCATGCATCGGGAAAACCGACTGCTGAAGTCATCTTCACGGTCCTTCACGCCGGTGGTAAGTTCGGTCAAGGTGGATATAAGACGTCCGGTGGCTTACACGGCGTCGGGGCGTCGGTCGTTAACGCCTTATCAACGGATTTGAAAGTAACGATCTTCCGTGACGGGAAACAATATGAGCAAACGTTTGAAAACGGCGGGATTCCGAAGACGACGTTGCTTGAAACGGGTACGACGCGTCAAAAAGGAACGAGCGTCTACTTTAAACCAGATGGCTCGATCTTCAGTACGTTGACATACAACTACGATACGCTTGCGGAACGCTTACGCGAATCAGCCTTCTTGCTAAAAGGTCTGAAGATTACGTTGACGGACGAACGGTCCGACAAACAGGATATCTTCCAGTACCAAGACGGTGTCAGCGAATTCGTTCAGTACTTGAACGATGATAAAGATACGCTTCATCCGACAGTTGCATTCGAAGGAACGGAAAACGAGATCGAAGTCGATATCGCCTTCCAGTTCACGGATGCGTATTCGGAAAACGTCCTTTCGTTCGTCAACAACGTCCGGACACGCGACGGCGGCACACATGAAGTCGGGGCAAAAACAGCAATGACACGGGTCATGAATGAATATGCCCGAAAGAACACGCTTTTGAAGGAAAAGGATAAGAACCTTGACGGAAATGATATCCGCGAAGGGTTGACGATGATCGTCTCGATCCGGATCCCAGAAGAATTCCTCCAGTTCGAAGGGCAAACGAAGTCAAAACTCGGCTCACCGGAAGCGCGGACGAGCTGTGACGCTGTCATCAGTCGTCGTCTCTCGACGTACTTGGAAGAGAATCCACAAACGGCGACGCTGTTGATCAAAAAAGCAATTCGCGCTGCGCAAGCTCGGGAAGCGGCACGGAAAGCGCGCGAAGAAGCACGAAACGGGAAAAAGAAAAAACGTTCGAGCATCTTGAACGGAAAACTAACACCTGCGGCTTCAAAAAACGCGGACAAGAATGAATTGTTCCTCGTCGAGGGTGATTCTGCTGGTGGTTCTGCAAAACAAGGACGAAACCGGACGTTCCAAGCGATCCTTCCACTTCGTGGTAAGGTCTTGAACACAGAGAAAGCGAAACTTGCCGATATCATGAAGAATGAAGAAATCAACACGATCATTCACGCGATTGGCGGCGGTGTCGGAGCTGATTTCGACTTGTCAGATTGTAATTTCGACAAAGTCATCATCATGACCGATGCCGATACCGATGGCGCGCATATCCAAGTCTTATTGCTGACTTTCTTCTTCCGCTACATGCGCCCATTGATTGACGCTGGGAAGGTCTTCGTTGCTTTACCACCGCTCTACCGTGTCTCAAAAGGGAAAGGCAAATCGGAGAAGTTCGAATACGTCTGGGATGAAGAGACCCTTAAGAAAACAACGAAGAAATTCGGTAAAGGTTATATGATCCAGCGTTACAAAGGACTTGGGGAGATGAACGCACCGCAACTCTGGGAAACGACGATGGATCCCGAGACACGGACGTTGATCCGGGTTACGATCGACGATGCTGCCGTAGCGGAAAAACGCGTCTCTGTCCTGATGGGAGATAACGTCGGACACCGCCGGACGTGGATCGAGGACAATGTCGCCTTCGGTCTCGCCGAAGACCTCTCGATCATCGAGAACGAGCACGTGACGAAAGAGAGTGTGAACGAACATGTCTAA
- a CDS encoding histidine phosphatase family protein, producing the protein MKQIGLVRHHRVTEGYPTKGWISASDIEKWIERYDTSEIDIQPVELGQIDWTVCYASSMPRAVQTAQSVYDQEIIVTDLLREVPFPTIRSNLRLPFLGWAVLGRFAAPFSKRIQAEIKDANERIEVLLNQLMFEDDERVLLVGHGGMMILMRAALKRRGYSGPRFGHPRNGMLYLFEKEEPTC; encoded by the coding sequence ATGAAACAAATTGGATTAGTGAGGCATCACCGGGTGACGGAAGGATATCCGACGAAAGGCTGGATTAGCGCTAGCGATATTGAAAAATGGATTGAACGGTATGATACGTCAGAGATCGATATTCAACCGGTCGAGCTCGGTCAGATTGACTGGACCGTTTGTTATGCCAGTAGCATGCCGCGTGCCGTCCAGACGGCGCAGAGCGTTTATGATCAAGAAATCATCGTGACGGATCTGCTGCGTGAAGTGCCGTTTCCGACGATTCGGTCGAATCTCCGATTACCGTTCCTCGGCTGGGCGGTTCTCGGTCGATTCGCAGCCCCGTTCAGTAAACGAATTCAAGCCGAAATCAAGGATGCGAATGAACGGATTGAAGTGCTCTTAAATCAATTAATGTTCGAAGACGACGAACGGGTTCTACTCGTCGGTCACGGCGGCATGATGATTCTGATGCGCGCTGCCTTAAAACGACGCGGTTACAGCGGACCACGGTTCGGTCATCCGCGCAATGGCATGCTGTATCTGTTCGAGAAAGAGGAACCGACATGTTGA
- a CDS encoding CoA-binding protein, with protein sequence MITDQEARQYLKDAKRIAVVGVSSDSGKTANWIADYLVQHGYEVIPVNPTLNEWNGQKVYPSVASIPGHIDIVDVFRRSEFLADVAKDAVAHGDVGMIWNQLGLSSVEAESLALGAGIPYIENRCIKIEHQYL encoded by the coding sequence ATGATTACCGATCAAGAAGCACGTCAGTATTTGAAGGATGCGAAACGCATTGCAGTCGTCGGTGTCTCAAGTGATTCTGGGAAGACGGCGAACTGGATTGCTGACTACTTGGTTCAACACGGGTACGAAGTCATTCCGGTCAATCCAACGTTAAACGAGTGGAACGGTCAAAAAGTCTATCCAAGTGTTGCAAGCATTCCAGGACACATCGATATCGTTGACGTTTTCCGACGGTCTGAGTTTTTGGCGGATGTCGCGAAAGATGCTGTCGCTCACGGTGACGTCGGGATGATTTGGAATCAACTTGGTCTCTCAAGTGTCGAAGCAGAGAGCCTGGCGCTCGGCGCTGGCATTCCATATATTGAGAATCGTTGCATCAAAATCGAGCATCAATACCTGTAA
- the parC gene encoding DNA topoisomerase IV subunit A: MSNLQNILNLSLEQVVGDRFGRYSKYIIQDRALPDARDGLKPVQRRILYAMHTEGNLFDRAYRKSAKTVGVVIGNYHPHGDSSVYEAMVRLSQEWKLRYPLIDMQGNNGSIDGDSAAAMRYTEARLSKVSSLILDGINKQTVDYTLNFDDTTEEPLVLPSLLPNLLMNGSTGISAGYATEIPPHHAGEVLDAAIGRISGTVQNVDDLLTHMQGPDFPTGGVVQGLDGIKKAFETGRGKVIIRSRSTIETLRGGRQQIVITELPYEVNKANLVKRMEELRLDKKVEGVAEVRDETDRDGLRVVIELKKEADAEGVLHFYLKQTDLQIAYNYNMVAIHERTPRQMGVLTLLDAYLAHVKEVVIRRTAFDLEQAKRRQEVVSALMTAISVLDETLALIRSASNKADAKEKLITRFNFTDRQAEAVVMLQLYRLTNTDIVELQEEAAKLEKEIARLEKILNDEKTRNRLIIKELTVLKEQVADKRRSTIEAEVEELKLKTEVMIAVEETMVFLSKNGYVKRSSLRSFGASNDLPDLKEQDRPLLQGQAMTTDHLIVWTVRGNYLLIPVHQLPDTKWKDGGQHVANLVPLEPGDRVLSADLVRSFDEAHHCLFVTRQGMVKRSKLSDYNAQRKSKPLQGVRLKADDEVLYAQVSTGQTDLFLATQNGFGLWFTEDDVPVVGVRAAGVKAINLKDQDVVAGAIGFKEAPQIVLLTQRGALKKMRLADQFQVSSRALRGLQLLRDLKSKPHRVAALIDVTQAKELVLSGKEQEKTIQIGSLSFLDRLSNGSFAYDEEKFGPLLDWYTR, encoded by the coding sequence ATGTCTAATCTACAAAACATCCTGAACCTGTCGCTCGAACAAGTCGTCGGCGACCGGTTTGGTCGTTATTCGAAATATATCATTCAAGATCGTGCCTTACCGGATGCCCGTGATGGTCTGAAACCAGTACAACGTCGGATCTTGTATGCGATGCATACGGAAGGAAACCTGTTCGACCGTGCTTACCGAAAATCGGCGAAGACAGTCGGCGTCGTCATCGGTAACTACCACCCGCATGGTGACTCATCGGTCTATGAAGCAATGGTCCGCTTGAGCCAAGAGTGGAAGCTCCGTTACCCGTTGATCGATATGCAAGGAAACAATGGATCAATCGACGGCGATAGTGCGGCAGCGATGCGGTATACGGAAGCCCGTCTGTCGAAAGTCTCAAGCCTCATTCTTGACGGAATCAACAAACAGACCGTTGATTACACGCTCAACTTCGATGATACGACGGAAGAACCACTCGTCTTACCATCACTACTGCCGAACTTGCTGATGAACGGTTCGACGGGGATCTCCGCCGGTTACGCGACCGAGATTCCACCGCATCACGCGGGAGAAGTCCTCGATGCTGCGATCGGTCGAATCTCCGGTACGGTTCAGAACGTCGATGACTTATTGACGCACATGCAAGGTCCTGATTTCCCGACTGGTGGCGTCGTTCAAGGTCTTGACGGCATCAAAAAGGCGTTCGAGACAGGACGCGGGAAAGTTATCATCCGTTCGCGTTCAACGATTGAGACATTGCGAGGCGGTCGCCAGCAAATCGTTATCACTGAGCTCCCGTATGAGGTCAATAAAGCGAACCTCGTCAAACGGATGGAAGAACTCCGTCTTGATAAAAAGGTTGAAGGTGTTGCCGAAGTTCGTGACGAGACCGATCGCGATGGTTTACGTGTTGTCATCGAGTTGAAAAAGGAAGCGGACGCGGAAGGTGTCTTACACTTCTACCTCAAACAAACGGATCTACAAATTGCCTATAACTACAATATGGTCGCGATCCACGAGCGGACACCGCGGCAAATGGGCGTCTTGACGCTCCTCGATGCGTATCTCGCACACGTCAAGGAAGTCGTCATCCGCCGGACAGCGTTTGACCTCGAACAAGCGAAACGCCGTCAGGAAGTCGTTTCTGCCTTGATGACAGCGATCTCTGTCCTCGATGAGACACTTGCCTTGATCCGATCTGCGTCGAACAAAGCGGACGCGAAGGAGAAGCTGATCACGCGCTTCAACTTTACGGATCGCCAAGCGGAAGCCGTCGTCATGCTCCAACTCTACCGGTTAACGAATACCGATATCGTCGAGTTGCAGGAAGAAGCAGCGAAACTCGAGAAGGAAATCGCTCGTCTTGAGAAGATCCTCAACGATGAAAAGACACGTAATCGTCTCATCATCAAGGAATTGACAGTCTTGAAGGAACAAGTCGCGGACAAACGTCGCTCGACGATCGAAGCGGAAGTAGAAGAACTGAAGCTGAAGACGGAAGTCATGATCGCTGTCGAGGAAACGATGGTCTTCCTGTCGAAGAACGGTTACGTCAAACGTTCATCACTCCGTTCATTCGGTGCCTCGAACGACTTACCGGACTTGAAGGAACAAGATCGTCCGTTGCTCCAAGGGCAAGCGATGACGACCGATCACTTGATTGTCTGGACCGTTCGCGGAAACTACTTGCTGATTCCGGTCCACCAATTGCCGGATACGAAATGGAAAGATGGCGGTCAACACGTCGCGAACCTCGTCCCTCTCGAACCGGGTGACCGGGTTCTTTCAGCGGATCTCGTCCGCTCGTTCGATGAAGCCCATCACTGCTTGTTCGTTACCCGTCAAGGGATGGTCAAACGCTCGAAACTGAGTGATTACAATGCACAGCGGAAGTCAAAACCACTCCAAGGCGTCCGTCTGAAGGCAGACGACGAAGTCTTGTACGCTCAGGTCTCGACGGGTCAAACGGACCTGTTCCTTGCGACACAGAACGGTTTCGGGCTCTGGTTCACGGAAGATGATGTCCCGGTCGTCGGTGTCCGGGCTGCCGGTGTCAAGGCGATCAACCTGAAGGATCAGGACGTCGTCGCGGGTGCGATTGGCTTCAAGGAAGCGCCGCAGATCGTTCTTTTGACGCAACGGGGTGCCTTGAAGAAAATGCGTCTCGCAGATCAGTTCCAAGTCTCGAGCCGTGCGCTCCGTGGCTTACAGTTACTGCGTGATTTGAAGTCAAAGCCACACCGGGTCGCAGCATTGATCGATGTCACGCAAGCAAAGGAATTGGTTCTCAGCGGGAAAGAGCAGGAGAAAACGATCCAAATCGGTTCGTTATCGTTCCTCGACCGCTTATCGAACGGTTCATTCGCCTATGATGAAGAGAAATTCGGTCCATTGCTCGACTGGTATACACGATGA